Part of the Jatrophihabitans sp. GAS493 genome, GAATCCTGGAATGAGAGTCCCTCGACCAGTGAGCCCGGGACGTAGAGCGAGTAGGTGATCGTGTTCCCCGGCTCGACGAACATCGCGCCGCCGCCGCTGATTCGACGCACCACCTGGATGCCGTAGCGTTCGGCACCCTCGGCATTCACCTCATTACGGACCGACTGGAATGACCCGATAACCACGCAGGGTTCAGACCACTCCCAGACCCGCAGGGTGGGTGGCCGACGCCCGGCGGCGACCTCCTCCAGCAGCGTCTGATCCATGCTCATGTGGTAGAGCGGCGAGCGCGGGGGCTCGTGAATGAGCTGCCAATCGTGATCGGTCCAGCTGGTCGCCGCCGCCAGCGCCCGCCGGACCGCGGTGGCCACGCTGGCTGTACTGAAGCCGTACATGACGGTCTCCGGCGGGAGGGCGCGCTGCACGACGGCGGACAGTGACTCGCCGGTGGAGTTCGCCGGTTGGCCGTCGAGGGCTTCGTTGATCAGCAGCAGAGCCTCATCCGGTTCGAGGAAGAAATCGCCGGATACCCGTACATTCCTCAGGGTTGCGTCGACGACGTCGAGGTCGACCACGACCAACTTGCCCCCTGGCACCTTGAACTCGCCGTGCACTTCGACCCCACTCCCGGTAGTTACTAGTTCAAGTAACTCACGAATACGGTCGAAATAGTCCCAACCTGTGGGCTATCAGCCTACTTTCCGGCAGAGTTCGGGCCCTGTTCACCGATGCTGGCCAGTTCCTTGATCACATCCGCGATCTGCGATGCGCCGTCGGCAACATGCCCGAACGTGTCCCGGGTCTGGGCGGTGATCACCGACTGCTCCTCGACGGCCGCGGCGATGGTCGTGGTGTAACCGTCGATCTGGTCGATGACCTCGGAGACCTGCACCATCGACTCCAGCGCATTGCCGGTTCCGGAGGTGATACGCGCGGCGATGGCGCTGATCGTGTCGGTTGCCGTCGCGGTGTCCCGGGCCAGATCCTTCACCTCGGCGGCGACAACCGCGAAGCCCTTCCCCGCCTCACCGGCTCGAGCGGCCTCGATAGTGGCGTTGAGGGCGAGCAGGTTCGTCTGCGCGGCGATACCGGTGATGACCCCGACCAGGCGGGTGATGTCCTCGACCTCGTCGCCGAGGGCGGAGATGACGGTGCTGGTTCCCTTCACCAGGTCGACCGCACCGGTGGTGACGACGGAGACATTGCTGACGTTGGTCGAGATCTCGCGGATCGCCGAGTCGATGGAGGCGACCGCGGTGGCCGCAGCCGAGACACCCTCGGAGACGTTGCCGGATGCGCCGCTGAGTGAGTGGATCTGCTCGTCGACGCTCTCCCGGCTCTCGCGGGCCTGGGCGTCGGCCGCGGCGAGAGCCCGGTCGTTCTCGAGACGCTCGGCGTTGTTACGGCGTTCGGCGTCCAGCTGGTCGGCGAGGGCCTCACGGGCCTGGGTCTCGGCGACGGTCGCATCGATCTGGGAGGCCTCGGCGAAGCGCCAGAAGGTGATCTGCGCGGCGGCCGCGCCAAGAACGAAAGCGGCGTGGATGAGGGCCCAGAGAACCGGCTTCTGCGCCTCGGTGCTGCCCATCGAGAAGAGGTGCATGGGCATCCAGATCGCCATCGCGAGGTGGTGCACGGCGGTGAAGGCTACGGCGATGAGGTAGACCGACCAGCTCTGGTAGAGCGCGATGAAGCCGAGGACGACGAAGAATTCGAAGTGCGCCGAGACGGAGCCACCCATCAGTTCGACCAGCGTGCTGGCGCTGCCGAGGAGGGCGATCGAGGTCGCAATCGAGGCGACGGCGCGGTTCTGCGTGATTCCGGCGATGGTGGCCGGCAGCAGGATGAGGACGGCGCCCTCGATGAGCGCGCCGCGAGTCCCGAACGAGCCGAAGAGGGCGAGCCCGACCAGTAGCGGAACGTGCAGCAGCAGCACGGCCTGGACCACCCGGTGCCGCTGCTTCCAGGCGGCGTCGCTGAGCGGCAGACCGATCGGCAGGAGCGCGAGCAGACCGGTGCGGTGCTGGTTGGCGCTGGCTGGCTGAGTCAAGACAGTTCCTCGTCTGGGTAGGGACGTTTCCCCCTCTATCGGCAGGCCACGATCGGACGTTAGGCGAGCTATTGGCCGGTCAAATAATCGGCGAGTAGTCGGACGGCAGTCGGCCGATACGGGGCGGCAGTCTTGCCCGGAGTGGCCGACCGTTGCCCGGCAGAACGTCGAATCCGGCGACCCGAACGACGTTTCGCGGGGCGGAGCGCCAGTAGAGCGGTCAGCAGAGCGGTCAGATGAATCTTTCGGCCGAACAGGCTGTACACGCCGACGGCTCTTGACCGGCCACCTACTCATGGGTGAAAGTCAACTAAGAATTCGCAATGAGCTGATCAACCGATCCGGGCCCTTGGGGGATTTTCGTGAGGAAGTTAATCGCTGCGTTCATCGCGGCCGTAGTTTTGCTCGGTTTCGCCGCCACGGCCCAGGCCAGTCCGGTCGCTAAATCGCCCGCGCCGGCCGCTGAGTACACCCCGGCACCGATAGTCTGGGGCCCGTGCGACAGTCCGACGCTGCAGTCCTTCGGGGCCCAGTGCGGCATGCTGACCGTTCCGATGGACTACGCGAAGCCCAACGGCACGAAGATCCAGCTCGCTGTGTCGCGGGTGTTGCACACGACAACCGACTACAAGGGCGTCATGCTCGTCAATCCAGGTGGCCCCGGCGGCTCGGGGCTCATCTACTCCGTCTTCCAGACCTTCGTTCCGAACGGTGGCGGGGCGCCTTACGACTGGATCGGATTCGACCCCCGTGGCGTCGGTTCCAGCGTCCCGGCGCTGACCTGCAACCCGAACTTCTTTCACGGTGACCGACCCCCGTACGAGCCGACCACGTCCAAGATCTACAAGCAGTGGATCAACCGCTCGAAGGCCTACGCTGCCGACTGCAAGGACGCGGCGAGCAGCGCGCTGTTCAAGCACGTGAAGACCACCGACTCGGTGGCTGACATGGAGAGCCTGCGCATCGCCCTCGGCCAGCAGAAGACCAACTACTACGGCTTCTCGTACGGGACGTACCTGGGCTCGGTCTACGCCACGCTGCACCCGACGCGCGTGGGCAAGTTCATCTTCGACGGCACCGTCGACCCGCAGCGGGTCTTCTACAAGAGCAATCTGGATCAGGACCGCGCGTTCCAGAAGACCTTCGACATCTACTTCACCTGGCTCGCGAAGTACAACAGCATCTACCACGTCGGTGCGACTCAGGCGGCGGTCCGGGCGAACTACTTCAAGGCATTGCGTCAGCTCGACCAGAAGGCAGCGGGCGGCATCCTTGGCGGCGACGAACTGATCGACGTCTTCACCTCCGCCGGGTACTACGTCTACGACTGGGAGGACATCGCTCAGGCGTTCTCGGACTACATCAACCAGGGCGATGCGACGGCGCTGATCGCTCGCTACGTAGATGCGAACCCGACCACGACCGGTGCCGACAACGGCTACGCGATGTATCTGGCCACGCAGTGCACCGACGCGCCGTGGCCGCAGAGCCAGCAGAAGCTGGACCAGGACAGTTACAAGCTGGTGAGCCAGGGTTACAACTACTTCACCTGGAGCAACGCCTGGTTCAACGGTCCCTGCGCGTACTGGAAGTTCCAGGCGAACCAGCCGGTGGACGTCACCGGCGCGAAGGTCAAGACTCCGATCCTGATGATCGGCGAGACCTACGACGCCGCGACGCCGTTCGCCGGCAGTCTGGTCGTGCGCAAGCTCTTCCCGACCGCCTCCCTGATCGAAGGCCTGGACGGGTCGACGCACGCGGGGTCGTTGTCGGGCGTGGCCTGCACGGACGACACGATTGCCACCTATCTGCTCACCGGCGCGGTGCCACCACGCAAGAGCGGCAACCAGTCGGACAAGATCTGTCCGCCGGTGCCGCAGCCGACCCCGACCCCAGCGACGGCCGCGGCGGCGTCCTCCGCGTCACGGGCCGGGACGGGCCGGGCGCAGGTGCTCGACCAGCTACGGGCGACGGTCGCATTCTCGGCCACCCACGGCTGATTCCCGGATTGGGCGGTCGACAGTGGGTGTGGTGGATGCCGACGCCTACCGGTAACTCATTCGCGTGAGCGACCGGTACGGCGATCGGACGCCTGAGCGGAGGGCGTGGGATTTGAACCCACGGTTGGGGATCACCCAACAACGGTTTTCAAGACCGTCGCACTCGGCCACTATGCGAGCCCTCCAAGTTGCCGGTCCAGCCTAGCCGACGGCGATCGGGGCGGATTCCACCAGAAATTCTGCCGCCGCTGTCGATCCGCCGCCACCTCACGCGTCGATACTGTGTGAGGCCCCAAAAAAGCGGGCCGCGACGAAAGGACAGCCCATGTCGCAGTACCTCATCCTGATCTTCGGAGACGAAGCCGAGTACGCCGCCGCCGACGAGCAGACCACCAAGGAGATCCACGCCGGGCACGGCGAATTCGCCGACATCGCCGGGGCCGCCATGGTCGGCGGCAACGCGCTGTACCCGACCGCCACCGCCACCTCGATCCGTAAGGGAGCCGATGGCGAGTTCACCGTCACCGACGGCCCCTTCGCCGAGATCAAGGAGGCGCTCGGCGGCTACTACCTGGTCGAGGCGGAGGACCTCGACGCGGCCATCGCGCTGGCCAAGGCCGTTCCGGCACCGTGGGGCGGTGTCGAAGTTCGCCCGATTCAGGTAATCGATATGTCGTGACCGGTTCGGCTACGGTCACGGCCGCAGTCGCGGACGCGCACCGTCGCGAGTGGGCCTTCGTGCTCGCCGCGACCGTGCGCGTCACCCGCGATCTGGACCTCGCCGAGGAGTGCGTCCAGGACGCCTACGCCAAGGCTCTGGACACCTGGGGAGCGCGCGGTGTCCCGGCCAACCCCGGCGCCTGGCTGACCACGGTGGCTCGACGCCGGGCCCTGGACGTGCTGCGCCGCGACTCGCTGTGGCGCCGGGCGGTACCGCTGCTCATCGAGGAGGCGGGGGCAGCCGGCGATCACATCGGCGATGATCGTGACGAGATCCCGGACGACCGGCTGCGCCTCATCTGCACCTGCTGCCACCCGGCCCTCTCGCCGGAGGCGCAGGTGGCCCTGACGCTGCGCCTGGTCGGCGGCCTGAGCACGCCGGAGGTGGCCCGCGCCTTCCTGGTGAGCGAGTCGACGATGGCCGCCCGCATCACCCGGGCCAAGAAGAAGATCAGCGGCGCCGGCATCCCCTACCGCATCCCGGACGTGCATGAACTGCCGAGCCGGATCAGCGCCGTCCTCGAGGTCATCCACCTCGTCTTCACCGCCGGACACACTGCGGCCGCGGGCGAGCAGCTACAGCGCAGTGACCTCTGCGAGCGGGCCATCGATCTCGCCCGCATGCTGCACTCGCTGCAGCCGAAGAACGGCGAGGCGACCGGCCTGCTCGCCCTCCTGCTGCTCACCGACTCGCGACGGGAGACCCGACTCGACGCCGACGGCCGGCTGGTTCTGCTGGCCGATCAGGACCGCACCCGGTGGGACCGAGCGGAGATCACCGAGGGCCTGGCGCTGGTGCCCGTCGCCCTGCGAGCCAAGTCCAACACCAAGGCCAAGTCCAAGACCAAGGCCAAGTCCAAGACCAAGACCAAGTCCAAGACCAAGTCCAAGACCAATGGCGACGGCTATCTCCCCGGACGCTTCGCCCTGCAGGCGGCGATCGCCGCCGTTCACGCTCAGGCCGCCTCCTCGCCGCAGACCAATTGGGAGGAGATCATCGGCCTCTACGACGTGCTCCTGCAGGTCTGGCCGACCCCGGTCGTCGCCCTCAACCGCGCCGCGGCGATCGGCCTGGGGCGTGGACCCGCGGCCGGCCTGGCCGCCGTCGATGACTTGACGGTGGAGCCGCAGCTGGCCAGCTACCCGTACCTGGCCGCGGCCCGGGCCGACTTCCTGCGCCAACTCGGATGCGCGGACGAGGCCCGCACCGCCTACACCGAGGCGGTCATGCTCACCGACAACGATGTGGAACGGGCCTTCCTCGCCGGCCGCCTCGCCGCGCTCTAGCCCGCTAGCTGAAGGCCCGCGGCTGGCCGGTCGCCTCCAGTACCGACAACCAGAGATCACCGTCGGGGTCCACCGTGTTGCGGGTGCTCACCACCAGCTCGATCGGCAGGTGCACGAAGCGACCGTGCCAGCGCCCCACGACCATGGCCGTGTACCCGGCCATCGCCGCGTGCACCGCGTTGTGGGCCAGCCGCAGGCAGTAGACGCTGTCGAACGGGTTCGGCGGGATGCTCCGGATCGCGTACGAGGGGTTCACGTAACGCAGATTCATCTCCAGCCCGGCTTTGCGAAAATGCGCCGCGATCCGCTCCTGCATCAGCAGCCCGATGTCGTGCAGGCGGGCGTTGCCGGAGGCGTCGGTCTCCGAACCGCGACCGGCCAGCAGTTCCTGCCCGGCTCCCTCGGCCAGAATCACCACCGCGTGCCCGCGGGCCTCCACCCGTCGCCGCAGCTGGGCCAGGAACCCCTCCTCCCCCTCCAGCCGGAACGGGATCTCCGGGATGAGCACGAAGTCGGCGTCATTCTTGGCCAGCGCCGCGTAGCAGGCGATGAAGCCGGAGTGGCGACCCATCAGCTTCACCAGCCCGACCCCGTTCGGCGCCGCCCGGGCCTCGACCGTGGCGGCTCGGATCGACTCGGTGGCCCGTCCGAATGCGGTCTGAAAACCGAAGCTGCGGTCGATGTAGGGGATGTCGTTGTCGATCGTCTTCGGAACCCCGACGACCGAGATGGTGAGACCCCGGGCGGCGATGACGTCGGCGATGGCCAGCGCCCCGCGCAGCGACCCGTCACCGCCGATGACGAAGAGCATCGAGATCCCGTCGGCCACCAGCCGGTCGACCATCGCCCCCGGATCCTGCGCGCCGCGCGACGAGCCGAGGATGGTGCCGCCGATCTCGTTGATGTCGCGCACCACGTCCGGGGTGAGCCGCATCGGCTCCCGCCCGATCAGCCCGGCGAACCCGTTGCGGTAACCGATGATGTCGCTGACCCCGTAGTGCAGGGACAGCTGCAGGACGATGCCCCGGATGACGTCGTTGAGGCCCGGGCAGAGACCACCGCAGGTGACGATCGCGGCCCGGGCACCGGCGCCGAAGAAGATCTTGCGGCGCGGCCCGCCGGGCTCATAGGTCGGGAGCTCGCTGGCGCTCACCCGCCGGGCAGTGGCCGCCACCAGGGTGTCGTCGACCAGCACCCGGTCGGTCTCGTCGACCCAGTGATAAGAGGCCTTGCGGTCGCTGAGCATCGCCAACAGCGGGGAGTCGATCGTCGCCGGCCCGAGGGTGCGAACGGCCAGATCGATGTTGGGAACAGTCATAGCCATATGATCCCGTAGCTATGTTTCCAGACACTGCAGTCTTGGCTACGCGCTAGTAGGAATGCGGGCAGAATTGACGATCGAGCTCAAGACCGTAGCCGGCCGCGGCGTCCTCGCGGCCACCATCCTCGGCGCGGGCATGTCGTTTCTGGACAGCACAGTCGTCAACGTCGCGACCCGGCAGATCGGCCTCGACTTCCACGCCAGCTTCGCCGCGCTGCAGTGGGTGCTGAACAGTTACATGCTCACGCTGGCCAGCCTCATCCTGCTCGGTGGATCCCTCGGCGACCGCCTGGGCCGGCGGCGCATCTACCTCATCGGCGTCATCTGGTTCGCCTCCGCCTCGATCCTCTGCGCGGTGAGCTGGAACATCGAGTCGCTCATCGCCGCCCGGGCCCTGCAGGGGGTCGGCGGCGCGCTGCTGACCCCGGGCAGTCTGGCCATCATCTCGGCCGCGTTCGTGCAACGGGACCGGGCCGCTGCGGTCGGCGTCTGGTCCGGCCTGACCGGAGTCAGCTCGGCCTTCGGACCGATCCTCGGCGGTTGGCTGGTCCAGGACGTCTCCTGGCGCTGGGCCTTCGCCATCAACGCACCGCTGGCCGTCGCCGTCGTGATCCTCGGGCTGCGTTACGTTCCGGAGAGCCGAGCCGAACATCTGGCCAAGCACCTGGACATCGTCGGCACCGTCCTGGTCTGCCTCGGCCTGGGCGGACTCACCTACGGCCTGATCCACGCCGGCGCCGGCTGGGACAGCACCGCGGTCGTCAGCGTGGTTGGCGGCGCCGCCATCTTCGTCGTCTTCGTCCGGCACGAGGCGCGTACCCCCGGTCCGTTGGTGCCCCTGGATCTGTTCAAGAACCGGACCTTCACCGGCACCAACATCATGACGTTCTTCACCTACGGCGCGCTGGGTGCCCTCTTCACCGTGCTGGTGCTGCACCTTCAGATCGTCGCCGGCTATGGCGCCTTCGCGGCCGGCATCTCCACCCTGCCGATCACCCTGGCGCTGCTGATCCTCTCCCGCCGCTCGGGCGCGCTGGCCAGCCGGATCGGTCCCCGCCCGCAGCTGATCGGCGGACCGCTGGTCGCCGCGGTCGGGATGGCGTTGATGCTTCGCATCGACCAGACCCACAACTCCTACCTGCTGGACGTCCTGCCGGCGGTCACCGTCTTCGGCATCGGAATGGCGATCCTGGTCGCCCCCCTCACCGCGACTGTGATGGCCGCCGCGCCGTCGGACGAGGTCGGAATCGCCTCCGGGGTGAACAACGCGGTGGCCCGGGCCGCGTCGCTGCTGGCCGTCGCCATCCTGCCCGGGCTGGGCGGCCTGCACGGCGAGAACTACCGGATCCCCGAGGACATGCTGCACGGCTTCCGAGTGGTCACGGTCTGCTGCGTGCTGCTGCTGCTCATCTCAGCCGCGGTCGTGGCGCTGACGGTGAGCGGCACCCCGCTGGCGTCGCGGTCGGTGCCGGCGACGGGCGGAACCGATGGTGGCGGTGTTGCGGATTTCGGCGACGCCACCGCATGATGATGGGCATGGACGACAAGACGATTCTCGATCACATCCACGCACTGGTAGCCGAAGAGAAGGATCTTCGTTCATCGCACGCCGGTCACGGCCTCGGCGGTGAGGGGCGTCAGCGCCTGCAGCACCTGGAGGAGCAGCTCGACCAGGCCTGGGACCTGCTTCGGCAGCGCCGGGCCAAGGTGGAGATCAACGAGGACCCGAGCACTGCTCAGCAGCGGGACGTCCACGAGGTCGAGAGCTACCTGAATTAGCCGGGAATTAGCCGGGAATTAACCGGTAACTAGCTCGGAACGAGCCGCCCGCTAACCGATCCGGACTTCGCGGCGCCCGGTCGGGGCGAAGGTGTCGTCGATGATCCGGCATGCGTTCTCGACGCCGTCCTCGGCCTGCAGCCAGCTCCCCACCAGCGCCGACTTCTCCCGGATGGAGCGGTCCGAGGTGGCCACCCGCAGCCGACGGGCGAGGCGATCGGCGTCCAGATCCTTCATCGGCGCCGGCGCCGGCCCGACGCCGAGCTCGGTGACTTTGTTGCCCCAGAACGGCTGATCGCCGAAGAAGGGGCAGACCACGCTGGGCACACCGGCCCGCAGCGCGGTGGCCGTGGTTCCGGCGCCACCGTGGTGAACGGTGGCGGCCATCTGCGGGAAGAGCATCGCGTGGTCGACCTCGTCCACGAAATACACGGTGTCGCCGGTGTGGTTCCAGCGGGGCAGCCCCTGCACCACTCCGCGGAGTCCAGTGCGGTGGAGGGCGGCCCGCACCACGTCAGCCAGGATCCGCGGCTCGCTCGCCGTCATGCTGCCGAAGCCGACGTAGACCGGCGGCGGACCGGTGTCCAGAAACTCGGCCAGCGACGGCTCCAACGGCCGGCCGTCCGAGCGCAGCCAGAATCCGGTCATGTGCACATTCGCCGGCCAGTCGAGCGGGCGGGGCACGACCACCGAACTCACTCCGCAGAGCATCGGGACCGCCGCCGCCCGGTCGTAGTGGAACGTACTGCGGCGCAGCGGCGCCAGCCCGAGCACCGAGCGGCGCAGCCGGTTGGTCATCCGGGCCAGCGCGGCCCAGGTGAGTCCCTCGATCAGCGCGAAGGTAGCTCGGTTAGCCGTGCCACCGAGGTTCCTCGCCGTGATCACCGGGTTGGCGAAGGCACCCGTCGGCTCACTGGGTTGGAACTGCAGGATTCCGTGCGGGATGCCGTAGCGCTCGGCGATGTGCCGGCCGCAGCCGCCCATCGCCGGCGCCAGGATGAGCTCGGCATCCTCGCAGGCGGCCTCCATCTCGCTGAGCGTCCGCTCCGCCAGTGGTTCGATCACGTTACGTATGCCGCGCACGAAACCCAGCGCGCCGCCGGCGAGCATCGCCTGACCCTCCTCCGACTCCACCATCTCCTGCGGATCGAAGGAGATCGGCACATGAGTCAACCCAACTCCCCGAACAACATGCGCATACCGTTCCGACGCCAGCACAGTGACGTCGTGCCCACGCTGCATGAGTCCTTCAGCAAGCGCGACGCATGGTTGGGTATCGCCGCGCGAACCAAGCGCAGCCAGAACTATTCTCATGAATCCCCCTCTTCGCTCTGATAGATCTCACTTGTCGGGCCGGCGGCCGAGACGAGCACCAGCGGATGGGACTGCATCGCCTGACCGGTTCGAAGTTCGACGTCATCCAGCAACCGGCGATGACGTCCGGACGTATCTGACACTGTGCGCAGGTGCTTCGGAACATGGCGCATCGTCACCAGCGCGACGACGGCTCCGACGAGCGTGAGCAGGGCCCCCACCTGCAGCCCGCGTTCATACCCCCCGACAAAGGCATCCGAGGCGGAAGACCCTTGCTCCACAAGGGAATTCTGCCGTCCGAGCAGTACAGCCCCGGTAAGGACGATGCCGAACACGCCGGCGATCTCCTTGGCTGCGGTGAGGACGGCCGAAGCCATCCCCGCACTCACCTCGGGAACGACGGTGAGGGCGGCCGAGGTGAGGGGAATGGACAGGGCCGATCCGACCCCGACCAGGATCAGCGCGGGCAGCAGATCGAGGTAGACCCCCGACGAGCCGACCGTGGAGACCCAGAAGAGACCGATCGCCACCATCAGCAGCCCGGCGGCGACGGTGAGGTCGGTGCCCAGCATCGCGACGATCCGCCCGACGAAGGGCACCACCAGCACCAGGACCACGGCCAGCGGGATGAAGGCCGCCCCGGCCTGGGTGGGCGAGTAACCCATGATGTTCTGCAGGAAGAGCGAGGTGAAGAAGAAGACTCCGTTGATCCCCAGACCCCAGAGGAACTGCGCGACGGTGGCCCCGCTGAAGAGGCGGTTACGGAAGAGGGCAACGTCGATGAGCGGGTCGTCGGTGTGAAACTCGGCGTAGATGAACGCGATGACGCAGAGCACCGCGACCGCGAATGCGAAGAGGATCGGCTGGGAGTTCCAGCCCTGCACCCCGCCTTCGATGAGCGCCCAGGTGAGCCCGCTCAGGGCCAGCCCGGAGAGCACCAGGCCAGGCACGTCCATCGGCCCGTCCGGGTTGGCCGGCGGTGCCTTCGGCAGCCCGATCGCGGCGATCAGCACAGTGACGGCGACGACCGGAACGTTGAGGAAGAAGATCCAGCTCCAGTGGAAGTACTCGGCGATCGCCCCGCCGACGAGTGGACCGAGGGCCAGCGCGCAGGCGGCCGACGCGGTCGCCATGCCGGCCCCGAGGACGCGCTCACGCGACGTCGCATCGGAGGCCAGGATGGCGAGCGTCGCCGGCAGGGCCAGCGCGCCACCGACGCCCTGCACGGCCCGAGTGGCGATCAGCACGCCGGCGTTGGGGGCCAGTCCCGCCAGGAGCGAGCTGGTACCGAACACCAGCATGCCGATCATGAAGATGCGCCGCCGGCCGAACCGGTCGGTGAGCTTCCCCCCGGCCAGCATCAAGCTGGCGAAGGAGAGGATGTAACTGGAGGCGATCCATTCCAGATCGTTGGTGCTCAGCTGCAGCTCTCGCTGCATCACCGGGAGAGCTACGTTGACGACCGTATTGTCGAGCGCCGTAATGAACGTAGCCAGGGAGATCGAGACGATGATGGTCGTAGAGGTCCATCGCCCCCGATCAGTGGTGGCCGAACTCAGGGCGACACTCCGGTGAGCGAACCGCTGATGCCGGCAGCGGCGGCGAACATCGGCCAGGAGCGGACGAACTCGCGGTCCCAGTAGAACCAGCTGTGGGTTCCGTTGCCGTAGAAGTCAGAGGTGACGGGAACTCCGGCTGACTGCGCCTTCTGAGCGAAGGACTGGCTCGTGCCGAGCACGACCGGCTCGATCGAGTCACTACTGGCCCCGGACGGATCGAGCGGGCCGACCTTGCCGTTGCCGGCGGAGACGAAGACCGGTGTGTTCCGCAGGTTCGCCAGCAGCGCGGCCGGGTCGTGGGCCCGCCAGATCGAGTTCTGCAGCAGGTAGTCACCCCACATGGCGACCGGGCTCTTCAGGTCGATCAGGTTACCGGCCTCGATGATGAGTCCGGTGGTGACCGAGGAGAGATCGTCCAGGCCGCTGTAGGAGGCGGCGGCGGCGAAGGTGGCCGGGTGCAGGGCGGCGAGGGCGAGCGCGCTGTAGCCGCCGCTGGAGATCCCGGCCACGACGGCCTTGCTGTTGGCCCGGTAACCACGCTGCAGCAGCTGCGGCAGCTCGGTGGCAACGAAGGTGTCGTACTGGTTTCCCTGACCGGAGATGCCGTAGTTCCAGTAATTGGTGGCGAAGGCGGAGCTGCCGATGCTGGGCAGCACGAAGAGGGCGTCGGTGGCCGCCGTCTCCTGCGGAAGCTTGGTGAACAGCGACCAGGACTGGTAGTCGGTCTTGTCATTGCCACCGTGCAGCAGGTAGACCGACGGCCAGGTCGAGCTGGGCTGGGTGGACCAGTCGGCCGGGAGCATCAGGCGAACCGGCGCGGGACCGTTGAGGGCCGGTGAGTAGACCATCAGGTCGACGGTGCGGGCATCGACCCGGCTCTCGTAGGCGACGAAGGCGCCGTCGTCGGCGCGGGCGCTGTTGAGACCGACGATCGGTACCACGCCGGCGTTCGGGACACCGATCTTGCTGGTCGAGGGGACGGCACCCAGCTTGGGGTTGGTGCCGCCGTTGCCGCTCTGGTTGACCTGGCTCAGCTGTGCGACGGAGGTGCCGGGAGCACCGGTCGGTGCCTTCGGCGCACAGTTGGAGAGGCCGAGGAAGCCGCAGCCCAGCGCACCGGCCGCGGTCTGCGGGATGACGGCCAACGCCAGGGTCACCGCTACCGCGGCGGGAATGAGAATGCGCCTCCGCCGGGAGCGACCAGCCTTGCGAATTGACTTGCTGTCGGATGAAATCTCCACTGCGCCACATCCCCCACGGTTGGCTGTTGCGGCGACATTTTTCAACGAACCGACAGTCGGCCCAGCCCCCGCAATCATTACTTGTGAGTAACCGTATTGGCCGGGTGAAGGAGCGTCAATAGCTTTGTTGGTATTGCAACCAATACCGCCGACGGACTCGGCCGAAGCCCCGTAAACACGGCACTTGCGGTGGTTGCCTACCGTCTGGACGGCATTTCGAACCGGTAATTCTCGCCGGTTTCAGCTAGTGACGTCCTTGTTACTGAAACGGGCCCAGCTGAGGGTGAGAAAGAGTGCCACATAAACCAGCGCGACCACG contains:
- a CDS encoding alpha/beta hydrolase family protein encodes the protein MEISSDSKSIRKAGRSRRRRILIPAAVAVTLALAVIPQTAAGALGCGFLGLSNCAPKAPTGAPGTSVAQLSQVNQSGNGGTNPKLGAVPSTSKIGVPNAGVVPIVGLNSARADDGAFVAYESRVDARTVDLMVYSPALNGPAPVRLMLPADWSTQPSSTWPSVYLLHGGNDKTDYQSWSLFTKLPQETAATDALFVLPSIGSSAFATNYWNYGISGQGNQYDTFVATELPQLLQRGYRANSKAVVAGISSGGYSALALAALHPATFAAAASYSGLDDLSSVTTGLIIEAGNLIDLKSPVAMWGDYLLQNSIWRAHDPAALLANLRNTPVFVSAGNGKVGPLDPSGASSDSIEPVVLGTSQSFAQKAQSAGVPVTSDFYGNGTHSWFYWDREFVRSWPMFAAAAGISGSLTGVSP